A single genomic interval of Candidatus Methylomirabilota bacterium harbors:
- a CDS encoding TetR/AcrR family transcriptional regulator gives MKERLNAEERRQQIVEAAVNLFSRKGFRGTRTREIAEAAGISEAMIYRHFATKQELYSAIIEAKSATEELLASAATAAHRKDDAGVLRAIGLKMIEQTVADPSLMRLLLFSALEEHELSDIFFESRVKKLHEFLSNYIRKRIEEKRFRSMNALVAARGFIGMIVHYLLIHELFGIKRPPHSSPEEVVELFASIFLKGIER, from the coding sequence ATGAAAGAGCGTTTGAACGCCGAAGAGCGCCGGCAGCAGATTGTTGAGGCGGCGGTAAATCTGTTCTCGCGGAAAGGGTTTAGGGGGACCAGGACGCGCGAGATCGCAGAGGCTGCCGGCATCAGTGAGGCGATGATCTACCGACACTTTGCCACCAAGCAAGAGTTGTATTCCGCGATCATCGAAGCAAAATCCGCGACCGAGGAGTTGCTGGCGAGCGCAGCGACGGCCGCGCACAGGAAAGATGACGCCGGGGTCCTTCGAGCGATAGGCCTGAAGATGATCGAGCAGACGGTAGCCGACCCGAGCCTCATGCGGCTCCTGCTGTTCAGCGCCCTCGAAGAGCACGAATTGTCCGATATCTTCTTCGAATCGCGAGTCAAAAAGCTGCATGAGTTTCTGAGCAACTATATTCGTAAACGGATCGAAGAAAAGCGGTTCCGGTCGATGAATGCGCTGGTCGCGGCACGGGGATTCATCGGGATGATCGTGCATTACCTGTTGATCCATGAGCTGTTCGGGATTAAACGCCCTCCCCACTCCTCTCCGGAAGAGGTGGTAGAGCTGTTTGCATCGATCTTTCTGAAGGGAATCGAGCGATGA
- the bioF gene encoding 8-amino-7-oxononanoate synthase — MISAEETKMPATRDVLHLRNNMIQSLQRELDGFKAEGLYRWLRQVDGLQGPRIRVDGREAILFAGNDYLGLACHPRLKSAACQATMRYGCSAAAARLISGNHDLYPQLEEQLARFKQAEAALLFSTGYQANLSVISALMDSQDVVFSDALNHASVVDGCRLSRAQVRIFPHNDLTALEDLLREETSARRRLIVVDGLYSMDGDVAPLGEIIGLAERYDCVTMVDDSHGIGVLGKTGRGTAEATGVLGRIDIETGSLAKALGGFGAYVVGNRTVIDYLINRARPFIFTCALPPAVLATALEALTIVEQEPERRQRLWDNTRHMRAGLREIGFEVNSSGTQIIPLIVGEPERAMRFCQELLDRGVFAQGIRYPAVPRGTERIRLIVTASHSKADLDIALTALGGAGRALALI; from the coding sequence ATGATCTCCGCTGAAGAAACGAAGATGCCGGCAACCCGTGACGTTCTACATCTGCGCAACAATATGATCCAGTCGCTTCAGCGGGAACTGGACGGCTTCAAGGCCGAGGGCCTTTACCGGTGGCTCAGACAGGTCGACGGTCTACAGGGCCCGCGAATTCGCGTGGACGGTAGAGAAGCGATCCTCTTCGCCGGCAACGACTACCTTGGCCTGGCCTGCCACCCGCGATTGAAGAGCGCCGCCTGTCAGGCTACCATGCGGTACGGCTGCAGCGCCGCCGCCGCCCGTCTGATCTCGGGTAATCACGATCTCTATCCCCAACTGGAGGAACAGCTTGCCCGCTTCAAACAGGCCGAGGCGGCCCTCCTGTTCAGCACCGGGTATCAAGCCAACCTGAGCGTGATCTCCGCCCTGATGGACTCTCAGGACGTGGTGTTCAGTGATGCGCTGAACCATGCGAGCGTCGTTGACGGCTGTCGGCTCTCGCGAGCTCAGGTCCGCATCTTCCCGCACAACGACCTCACCGCCCTGGAGGACCTCCTGAGGGAAGAGACCTCCGCCAGGCGACGGCTCATCGTGGTCGATGGCCTCTACAGCATGGATGGAGACGTCGCGCCATTAGGGGAGATCATCGGACTGGCGGAACGCTACGACTGCGTAACGATGGTGGACGACTCCCATGGCATCGGCGTACTGGGTAAGACCGGACGCGGGACCGCCGAGGCGACGGGCGTGCTGGGCCGGATCGACATCGAGACCGGAAGCCTCGCTAAAGCGCTGGGCGGCTTTGGCGCCTATGTGGTCGGAAACCGCACAGTCATCGACTACCTGATCAACCGGGCCAGACCCTTCATCTTCACGTGCGCATTGCCTCCCGCGGTGCTGGCAACCGCACTCGAGGCGCTCACCATCGTGGAGCAAGAGCCTGAGCGGCGGCAGCGGTTATGGGACAACACCAGGCACATGCGGGCAGGACTGCGCGAGATCGGGTTTGAGGTCAACTCAAGCGGGACCCAGATCATCCCTCTGATCGTTGGAGAGCCTGAGCGCGCCATGCGCTTCTGTCAAGAGTTGCTGGACCGCGGCGTCTTTGCCCAAGGGATCCGCTATCCTGCCGTCCCGCGCGGAACCGAACGGATCCGACTCATCGTAACAGCCTCACACAGCAAGGCAGATCTGGATATCGCGCTAACCGCTCTAGGCGGGGCGGGGCGGGCCCTCGCGCTCATTTAA
- the glgP gene encoding alpha-glucan family phosphorylase, protein MEVEKLAPRTIAYFSMEVALESPLPTYSGGLGVLAGDMLRSAADLGLSMVGVTLLYRKGYFSQRLDEEGRQYEEPATWPVDQFLHLTDSTCQVEIEGRQVTVRAWRYLITGASGAVVPVLLLDTDLPTNDPYDRTLTDHLYGGDQRYRLCQEVILGVGGVRMLRAMGYTRVFRFHMNEGHAALLALELFAEEFKQMPERRQDAIDLVKHLCVFTTHTPLPAGHDQFSLALAQRVLNADQWEAVQALGCCNGSLNMTCVALRLSDYVNGVTKRHSEVSRTLFPNLVIGSITNGVHSATWTAPAFRALYDRYTPDWREDSFLLRYALGIPLDAIRQAHDEAKQLLIKEVNRSVHIAFDHHAFTIGFARRATSYKRPDLLFYDRERLRSISVQHGPLQVIFSGKAHPQDEEGKALIQKIFRWAKELAPEVKIAYLPNYNMELGLLLTSGTDLWLNTPQPPYEASGTSGMKAAHNGVPSLSVLDGWWLEVPVEGVTGWAIGSRDYGTVFERRDDKDAEELYCKLEDTILPIYHGDPIRWAELMRFTIALNASFFNTDRMIHEYVTHAYRDQ, encoded by the coding sequence ATGGAAGTTGAGAAACTCGCGCCGCGAACTATCGCATACTTCTCTATGGAGGTCGCACTCGAAAGCCCTCTGCCCACATACAGCGGAGGGCTTGGTGTATTGGCGGGTGATATGCTGCGCAGCGCTGCCGACCTGGGGCTATCCATGGTCGGTGTGACGCTGCTGTATCGAAAGGGCTACTTTTCTCAACGGCTCGATGAAGAGGGACGCCAATACGAGGAGCCGGCAACGTGGCCTGTCGACCAATTCCTCCATCTCACGGATAGCACATGCCAGGTAGAGATCGAGGGACGGCAGGTCACTGTGCGCGCATGGCGGTACCTGATCACCGGGGCATCAGGCGCCGTCGTTCCTGTGTTGCTGCTGGATACCGATCTGCCCACCAACGATCCCTATGATCGCACGCTGACCGACCACCTGTATGGCGGCGACCAGCGGTATCGCCTGTGTCAGGAGGTCATTCTCGGGGTGGGCGGCGTGCGCATGCTGCGAGCAATGGGTTACACCCGGGTGTTCAGGTTCCATATGAACGAAGGCCATGCCGCCCTGCTGGCCCTGGAGTTGTTTGCCGAGGAGTTCAAGCAGATGCCGGAGCGGCGGCAGGACGCCATCGATCTGGTAAAGCACCTCTGCGTCTTCACCACTCACACACCGCTTCCCGCCGGCCACGATCAGTTTTCTCTTGCTCTGGCCCAACGCGTCTTGAACGCGGACCAGTGGGAGGCAGTGCAAGCTCTCGGCTGTTGCAACGGCTCGCTCAACATGACATGCGTGGCACTCCGTTTGAGCGATTACGTGAACGGGGTAACCAAACGGCACAGTGAGGTGTCACGTACCTTGTTTCCCAACCTCGTCATCGGCTCCATCACCAACGGCGTCCATTCCGCGACCTGGACCGCCCCGGCATTTCGCGCCCTGTATGATCGGTATACCCCGGATTGGCGAGAGGACAGCTTCCTCCTGCGGTACGCGCTTGGCATTCCCCTCGACGCTATTCGGCAGGCCCATGACGAGGCGAAGCAGTTGCTGATCAAAGAGGTCAACAGATCGGTACACATAGCCTTTGATCATCATGCCTTCACCATCGGCTTCGCACGGAGGGCGACGTCCTACAAGCGCCCGGATCTGCTTTTTTACGATCGGGAGCGGCTCAGAAGCATTTCGGTCCAGCACGGCCCGTTGCAGGTGATCTTTTCCGGAAAAGCGCATCCCCAAGATGAAGAGGGAAAGGCGCTGATCCAAAAAATATTCCGCTGGGCGAAAGAGCTGGCGCCTGAAGTCAAGATCGCTTACCTGCCCAACTACAATATGGAACTGGGTCTGCTGCTCACCTCAGGCACGGATCTATGGCTCAATACACCGCAGCCGCCATATGAAGCATCCGGGACCAGCGGGATGAAGGCGGCCCACAACGGGGTACCGAGCCTCAGCGTTCTCGACGGCTGGTGGTTAGAAGTGCCCGTGGAAGGCGTAACCGGCTGGGCCATCGGTTCCCGAGATTACGGAACGGTATTCGAGAGGCGGGATGACAAGGACGCAGAGGAACTCTACTGTAAGCTGGAGGATACGATCCTACCCATTTACCACGGCGACCCCATCCGATGGGCGGAGTTGATGCGATTTACTATTGCGCTCAACGCCTCTTTCTTCAATACGGACAGGATGATCCACGAATACGTCACCCACGCCTACCGAGATCAGTAG
- a CDS encoding TonB-dependent receptor plug domain-containing protein gives MIGDNRMLLERVSVRSFMGSVVMARAARILVLAGGLIGTWFHPAAEAINHPPDLTELTLEQLMSIEITSASKKEERLWESAAAVFVITGEDIRRAGVTSIPEALRLAPGVEVAQINAHRWAISTRGFNNAFANKLLVLIDGRSVYTPLFAGVFWDVQDTLLEDIDRIEVIRGPGGTLWGANAVNGVINIITKHARATQGGYIETGGGNEERGFVGTRYGGKVGDDLFYRGYFKYANRDNLVTASGLGANDDWRAYRGGFRMDWEPSTRDAVTVQGDLYKGDFGQTLTVPSLLPPFSATSDNQGDSAGGNLLTRWRHRTADRRETTLQFYYDRTFRDEFLSRETRDTVDLDFQHRFPIGVRHDLIGGLDARVTIDDLTNSPAITFTPTH, from the coding sequence GTGATCGGGGACAACCGAATGCTGTTGGAGCGAGTCAGCGTCCGGAGTTTTATGGGGAGCGTGGTGATGGCCAGAGCCGCTCGGATCCTGGTGCTGGCGGGGGGCTTGATTGGTACATGGTTCCACCCTGCTGCCGAGGCCATAAACCATCCACCTGATCTGACGGAGCTTACGCTCGAGCAGTTGATGAGCATCGAGATTACGTCAGCTTCCAAGAAGGAGGAGCGGTTGTGGGAGAGTGCTGCGGCTGTCTTTGTCATTACCGGAGAGGATATCCGCCGAGCAGGTGTCACGAGCATCCCGGAAGCGCTGCGCTTGGCGCCGGGCGTTGAGGTCGCGCAGATCAATGCTCACCGATGGGCCATTTCCACTCGCGGGTTCAACAACGCCTTTGCGAACAAACTTCTGGTCCTCATAGATGGACGGAGCGTCTACACGCCGCTGTTCGCCGGGGTCTTCTGGGACGTGCAGGACACCCTCCTCGAGGATATCGACCGGATCGAGGTCATCCGCGGACCTGGCGGGACCCTCTGGGGCGCCAATGCGGTCAACGGCGTCATCAATATCATCACCAAACATGCCAGGGCGACTCAAGGAGGCTACATCGAGACTGGCGGAGGGAACGAGGAGCGTGGGTTCGTGGGGACGCGCTACGGTGGCAAGGTGGGAGACGATCTCTTCTACCGGGGCTACTTCAAGTATGCGAATCGCGATAACCTGGTAACCGCCAGCGGCCTTGGGGCGAACGATGACTGGAGGGCGTACCGGGGCGGCTTTCGAATGGACTGGGAGCCTTCCACCCGCGATGCGGTGACGGTTCAGGGCGATCTCTACAAGGGCGATTTCGGCCAGACACTCACGGTTCCCTCGCTCCTGCCCCCCTTCTCAGCCACCTCCGACAACCAGGGTGACTCTGCGGGGGGCAATCTCCTCACCCGCTGGAGGCATCGGACGGCTGATCGTAGGGAAACCACCCTCCAGTTTTACTACGACCGGACCTTTCGCGATGAGTTCCTGAGTCGCGAGACGAGGGATACGGTCGATCTCGACTTTCAGCACCGCTTCCCCATCGGGGTGCGCCACGATCTTATCGGGGGGCTTGACGCGCGCGTGACGATCGATGACTTAACCAATAGCCCCGCGATCACCTTTACGCCGACCCAC
- a CDS encoding transcriptional regulator, whose translation MELTRRQEIMTMLRDGEWTLDELARNFVVSRKIIIDDLEHIARSVVQPSRLLIHSPTCDNCGYRFRGRSRFNDPSRCPRCKNEHLRPQRFRIE comes from the coding sequence GTGGAACTGACGCGGCGGCAGGAGATCATGACGATGCTCCGGGATGGCGAGTGGACGCTGGACGAGCTGGCCAGGAACTTTGTCGTATCCAGGAAGATCATTATCGACGACCTCGAGCATATCGCTCGCTCCGTTGTCCAACCATCCCGTCTGCTCATCCATTCACCGACCTGCGACAATTGTGGCTATCGCTTCAGGGGTCGATCCAGATTCAACGATCCCTCTCGGTGCCCGAGATGTAAGAACGAACACTTACGTCCCCAACGCTTCCGGATTGAATAG
- the queF gene encoding NADPH-dependent 7-cyano-7-deazaguanine reductase QueF: MGTQSSKELETFLNPEPGRDYEIHLTCPEFTCLCPRTGQPDFATLTLTYIPDRLCIELKSLKLYLWSFRNEGHFHEAVTNRIMDDLVKACQPRSMKLIADFYVRGGIHTIITVTHQAHDRR; the protein is encoded by the coding sequence GTGGGAACCCAATCGTCGAAAGAACTCGAAACATTTCTCAATCCTGAACCGGGGCGCGATTATGAAATCCATCTGACCTGCCCAGAGTTTACCTGCCTTTGCCCCCGAACCGGTCAGCCCGACTTTGCGACTCTCACGCTTACCTATATCCCGGATCGGTTATGCATTGAATTGAAGTCGCTCAAGCTTTACCTCTGGTCTTTCCGGAACGAGGGACACTTCCACGAGGCCGTTACGAACCGTATTATGGATGACCTCGTCAAGGCCTGCCAGCCCCGCTCCATGAAGCTGATCGCCGATTTTTACGTTCGCGGCGGCATCCACACGATTATTACCGTTACGCATCAGGCCCACGACCGTCGGTGA
- a CDS encoding translation elongation factor-like protein codes for MAEVKVGYVKEYFAKVGVAAIEITESHLVVGDTIHIKGHTTELTQRVDSIQLEHHALQRAEPGQLVGVKVPERVRPHDQVFKVTE; via the coding sequence ATGGCAGAGGTCAAGGTGGGTTACGTGAAAGAGTATTTTGCCAAGGTGGGGGTAGCCGCAATTGAGATCACCGAGAGTCATCTGGTGGTGGGTGACACCATTCACATTAAGGGCCACACCACCGAATTAACCCAACGAGTGGACTCGATCCAGCTCGAGCACCACGCCCTGCAGCGAGCCGAACCGGGCCAGTTGGTCGGGGTCAAGGTCCCCGAGCGCGTCCGCCCGCACGATCAAGTCTTCAAGGTCACGGAGTAG